In Nocardioides bizhenqiangii, the DNA window CTCCGCCCAGCTGGCGACGTGAGCGAAGACCAGGAACGCGTGGCTGAGCTTCGTGCCGGCGAAGGAGCGCATCGCGATGCCCTGGACGTCCTGCTGCCAGGACACCCACGGCGTGCGCGTGACGAACAGGAACAGGGTGACGACGACCATCATCGGCACCGGCACGTTGCCGAAGAGGACGACGTCCGGCTTCCGGCGGCGGATCTGACGCGCCAGCTGACCGCCGTAACGCATCTCCTGGACGAGGCGCCGCGCGAAGCTGAGCTTCTCGACCACCTCACCCCGGCCGATCGACTCGAACCGCAGGTGGTCGTGGCCACCGAGGTTGCCCTTGCCCGAGACGTGGGCCTCGCACCAGGAGTGGGTCACGTCGTGGCCGCGACGGGCCAGCTCGGCGCTCAGCTCGACTTGAAAGGGATGACCGCTGTAGTCATGAACGAGGACGTGCATTGAGGTGGTACCGCTTCCTCTGAATCGTTCGAACAGGTCCCCGAGACTTCCCCCGGTCCTGTCCAACGAGCGGCACTGCGTCAGGTCACACGTCCCGGTCGACCTATTTCATTCGGAGAAGAGTCCGGGCCTCCGCGGTGGTCATCGGCCGGCGTTGTGCCAGGTCGCCGAGCGCGACGGCGCGCTCGACCAGCTGCCGGTTGTTCACGACCTGTTCGCCCTTGCGGATGGTGAGCACGTCCTCCATGCCCACCCGGAGGTGGCCGCCCTTGCTGAGCGAGGCGAGCGCGACCGGCAGCGTCGTCCGGCCGATCCCGGTCGCGGACCAGCTGGTGACCTGGCCCGGGAGAGTGGCCACGGCGGCGACCAGCGCGTCAGCGGTGCCGGGCATCCCACCGGGCACCCCCATCACCAGGTCGCAGTGGACTGCGCCGCCGTGGGGCAGTCCGTAGCGGTCGAGGAGCCGGTGGAGGGCCGCGACGTGACCGAGGTCGAAGAGCTCGAACTCCGGCACCACCTGGCGCTCCTGGCTGAGCTGGTAGAGGTCGCAGACGAAC includes these proteins:
- a CDS encoding BKACE family enzyme, giving the protein MEQRSSAVDPQALLITVAPTGAETAKADFPQLPTTLEELVQTAQDCEAAGAAMIHVHIRDDEHRPTLDLARLTDTVAALRESTDLVVQLSTGGSVHDPLEDRLKVLDAAPDSCSLTMGTTNFGDDVFSNPWPFVCDLYQLSQERQVVPEFELFDLGHVAALHRLLDRYGLPHGGAVHCDLVMGVPGGMPGTADALVAAVATLPGQVTSWSATGIGRTTLPVALASLSKGGHLRVGMEDVLTIRKGEQVVNNRQLVERAVALGDLAQRRPMTTAEARTLLRMK